From the Nerophis lumbriciformis linkage group LG05, RoL_Nlum_v2.1, whole genome shotgun sequence genome, the window ttaatacatcaaTTCACATAATACACAAACACCAGTCCAAAGTTTGAAGGAGAAAATGTCTCCAAACTTTAGactggtacttttaaaaaatgttaatgCACAAGGCTTTCTGTGGAGCTAAAGCAACACAACTGCACAGGTGGAGGAGGCCGACGACTGGCTGCGTTACGGCAACCCCTGGGAGAAGGCTCGGCCCGAGTACATGCGCCCTGTCCACTTCTACGGACGAGTGGAGCACACGGCCGAGGGCATCAAATGGGTAGACACGCAGGTAAGTGCTTCTAGTAAACAATCAGACTTCCACGATTGATaggaatgtgtttgtttttttggatCCAGGTGGTCCTGGCCCTCCCGTACGACACCCCCGTGCCAGGATACAGGAACAACATCGTCAACACCATGAGGCTGTGGTCTGCTAAGGCTCCGTGTGACTTCAACCTCCAAGACTGTCAGTCAAACACTTTGCCCTCAAGAATAGCGTGAGAAagtcatttgttgttgttgttgcactatagTTAACGTTGGTGGCTACATTCAAGCGGTGCTCGATAGGAACCTGGCTGAGAACATCTCCAGGGTCCTCTACCCTAACGATAATGTGAGTATGAGGGCCATTTCTTGCTGTATTAGGCAGTTTTTGACAAAAGCGAGAGGAAGGAAGTAAGTTTGGACATACTTTAAAGTAGGCTGTATACAGCAGGGCCCCTCAATAGATGGCCCGCCAAGACTTTTCAACCAAATGTAAACCATTCAGTCTCACTGGAGGTCTTCACTCGTGCAGTACTACCTATGTTCTGCAGAAGGCAACAGTGAGGCGCACATATCAGGGTCGTGTATAGAGAGCGTATGGGCAACTAAATGAGAGGCGCTATGTTTGGTTACTAGGACGTGTGCGGCTCTGCCCGGAAGGATGCAATTGCAGTCGATCTGATGTTCGTTTTCttgaaaaaacaaaccaaaatccATcagtttactaccgcttgtctgtcgcgggggtgctggagtctatcccagctgcattcgggcggaaggcggggtacaccctggacaacattCACTCACGAGggccaatgtagtgttgccaatcaacctatcccaggtgcatgtctttggaggtgggaggaagccgtagtacccggagggaacccacgcagtcacggggagaacatgtaaactccacccAGAAAGACCCAGAGGCCAgggatcgaacccaagaccttctttattgtgaggcacacgcactaaccgcTGGTGCACTGTGCTTCCGCAAAAAAAGAAACCAAAATAATAAGTTCAAATATAGTTCTAAATATACAGCGGCTCATAAACTTTGCGTAATACATGCTTTTATTTGGTGAAAGTagtgtatatattataataatcatgcaATGTTTAGTGACCAGCGGCTCTCTAGCACGCTCTCGCCAGCAAAatgtacgttaaaaaaaaaaagaccaaaaataaacatattacccttattttgccaaaatcctcattaggtttggaccaacaattacggagaaattgtgacttttgtgtgaaggatgtcaactgtggtgtctgcctccaatgtattgtttgtaatcactgcGCTATATATGTCTGTTCTTTTACTTTTGCTATTTTTCATAGGTTTTGCTGTGGCGAGTCATGACTCCCTGATTTCATTCTCACCATATTAACTTGAATACTGAACTAATGCTgctttttattacaatatttattaGTTTAGTTTGGATTATTGGTGACACACGCAGAAAAGGTGCAATTTTGAAGCAAAGTTTTGTCATGCAAAGTGTATTAATTCACTGTCACAGAGTGTGATATACCACTTCTCCCATGTGCATGTATGCTTGCTTACCTCACACAAGAAACCGTTTTTATTGGCTATCCAGCCTTCCTGGCGAACCTTCACTTCCGGTGTTTTTCTCCTGTTAGGGTTTGCTGCAAACGTATGCAATTGCTTCCCGCATTTTTGGCTTGTGGTACCTCCCCACGCCGCTCAACAGGGCATGTTTACACAACAATCACTCAGAAAAcgttcaacaaaataaatgtataatgagGACGAGCAGTGTAGCTTGGCTGCGGCTTCTAACTGGTACGTAGcacggcgccctgtagtcacatgggtgccttttgaccaatctttGAGGAGATCGCTTTAAATCGggttgtccatactctctctgTACACGACTCCGGCACACGTCACAATAAAGCAGCAGACATGCATGTGAAATGTAAAGAAACATGGTGCTAATACAAATTCTTAAAATAAAGGTACACATTAAAAATTGGACATTTAAAAATAAGCttttcccaaaaaatgcagtACAGCGCTCATGTTTTTACTTTCTGACATATGAAGTATGTTTTAAAGGAATATACCTGCAACTCCAACCCCCAATACtcagtgaatgaatgaatgatgggttctcagttctttgcagcgctttgagtgtctagaaaagcgctttataaatctaatccattattattagcaTGTGTTGCAAACTATTTAGAATCGATCATAGTGTTTAGTCATTTCCAGTGAATAGTCTTATACAAGCTGAACACTGATTACTCCATCCAAGTTTACTTTTTTATTGTATTGTCAATTGAAGAGAAAAATTTCAAGATGCTGTCTGGTAGCATTAGCGCTTACAAAATGGGAGCACAGAGACACAATTGTTCCCATGCAATGATTTGATGATTGACAAGAATGTTGTGTGTTACATCAGTTCTTTGAGGGCAAGGAGCTGCGTCTGAAGCAGGAGTACTTTGTAGTCGCCGCCACACTTCAAGACATAATTCGCCGATTCAAAGCTTCTAAGTTTGGCTCCACCGAGTTTGTGCGCATGGATCTGTCGGCGCTGCCCAAAAAGGTGTGGTCAAAAAAAGGAGGGGAGAGTTGTTTGTGGACATGGGGGGGGGGGTCACGTTCTTTGTGTGTCTGCTAGGTGGCCATCCAGCTGAATGACACACATCCTGCTTTAGCCATCCCTGAGCTGATGAGGATCCTGGTCGATGTTGAGAAACTCGCTTGGGAGAAGGTTTGTCAACTTATTTTATTGAACATTGTCAGCTTATATCGACCGTTTATGTAGTCCACTTAGATTCTCTGTCTGTCAGGCGTGGGACATCGTGGTGCGTACATGTGCCTACACCAACCACACCGTTCTGCCTGAGGCCTTGGAGCGCTGGCCGGTGGATCTCTTCCACAACCTGCTGCCTCGTCACCTGGAGATCATCTACGAGATCAACAGGAGGCACCTGGAGGTACAGCAGTTCTGGCTTTGTTTCTTTGCCGTCGTCATCATCATGGGATGTGCTTCCAGCGCATCACTAAGCTCTATCCCGACGACGCTGACCGCGTACGCCGCATGTCCCTCATCGAGGAGGGGGACGTCAAGAAGATCAACATGGCTCACCTGTGCATCGTGGGGTCGCACGCCGTCAACGGAGTAGCCCGCATTCACTCTGAGATCATCAAAAGCACTGTGTAGGACCACTCGGCCTCTCGTCTGTGCTTGTTCGTGTGCGCTTGCTAAACAAATAACCAATCTTTGCTGTGACTCGGGCAGCTTCAAGGATTTCTACGACATGGATCCTCACAAGTTCCAGAACAAGACCAACGGCATCACACCGAGGCGCTGGCTTCTTATGTGCAACCCAGGACTAGCCGATATCATCGCCGAGGTGTGTGTAGATACGATCGATAATTATTTGATATTATATTGAAATTGACAGGAATAGGAACTTGTTAGCCTTCAGTAATGTTTCCCTctttaaaaatgttgacaatgtTGAACTTTTATTGCTGATCTGATCACTCCTATTGTCCACTATCCTGTATGTCAGTTTACTtggtcgccctctagtggtatcTTTGAGCATTTCAGTGTCACGTCCACTGAAATGACAGCTAGTTGCCTCCTTTACAATGGTTGAGCTGATTTCCAACATGCTTCACAAAGGTTCATTGAGGGACATCACATTTTTGCACAATTcaagtccaaaaaggagtaggaagaagcacagcttatttAATCTTGGTTCACTGTTTATTTCAAGACTTCACCTGGTGACAAATGCATGTTTCAACTTTTAAGTTATAAAGTTGAAGTCCCAatgagtgtcacacacacacacacaaacacacacacagacactgggtttggtgaaatttgtcctctacatttgacccatccccatgttcaccccctgggaggtgaggtgaggggagcagtgagcagcagcagcgtgcgccgcgctcgggaaatATTGACTGGCTTTGATTTTGGGTTTTGACCACCTTCTTCAGAGAATTGGCGAGGACTACATCAGGGATCTTGACCAGCTGAAGGGGCTTCTGGACTTTGTAGACGACGACGCCTTCATCCGTGACGTCGCCAAAGTCAAACAAGTAAGATCCCCAATAAGACAATTGTTTTGCTGCCAGTCAAAAACTGCGATGTCTTTTCTGGGCTGCAGGAGAACAAGATCAAGTTTGCCGCCCACCTTGAGGAGCACTACCGCGTGAAGATCAACGCCAGCTCCATGTTCGACGTGCAGGTGAAGAGGATCCACGAGTACAAGCGGCAGCTGCTCAACTGCCTGCACATCATCACGCTCTACAACCGTGGGTGCCTTTTTTCAGCCAGACGGCAGCAGCTTGAAAAGGATCTGAACATCTTCCCTGTTTTTATGTTCACTTGCAGGCATCAGGAAGGAGCCCAACAAACCTTGGACCCCGAGGACCGTCATGATCGGAGGAAAGGTAATATTGTTTTCTAAAAGTAAAAGTTGAGACACAGTAGATGTTTgtcgtaataaatatgattagaacattttaacattgtttgtgttcaattacagtaactgTTAATCCTAAACACTCCTGTTACTTCACTGTGgcatttttaaatcttttttttccccctttggatgtataccacaataatatcgtaaagtgagattttgatattgttCCATCCCTAGAGAATACTAATAAATACTATAAGCATGGTAGGAGAATACTACTAGGGTGGTAGGAGAATAATAATAAGATGATAAAAGAATACTACTAGGTAGAAGAGACAGTAGGTGACTTGGACTGGAAACATGCATTAGCTTTATAACTCTGTGTCCAGGCGGCGCCAGGTTACCACATTGCCAAGCTGATCATCAAGTTGATCACATCAATCGGCGACGTGGTCAACAACGACCCAGTGGTGGGAGATCGTCTCAAGGTCATTTTTCTGGAGAACTACAGAGTCACTCTTGCAGAGAAAGGTGAAGAAAGCATTCCGGCATATTCAcgtcacacatttatttataaaaaaaaaaaaaaacaatttttttttgacgAAATCTGCCGAACTCCAGTCATCCCGGCGGCTGATCTGTCCGAGCAGATCTCCACGGCCGGCACCGAGGCGTCCGGCACGGGCAACATGAAGTTCATGCTGAACGGCGCCCTCACCATCGGCACCATGGACGGCGCCAACGTGGAGATGGCGGAGGAGGCCGGCGAGGAGAACTTCTTCATCTTTGGCATGAGGGTGGACGACGTGGAGGCTCTGGAGAAGAAAGGGTGAGGAAGGGGGCTTCCTAATCATGGACTTTACTTCCTGGTGTGTCAACTAAGCTCAACATGTTGCTTGTGCAGCTATGATGCGTTGGCGTACTACAACCGCATCCCTGAGCTGAAGCAGGCTATGTCTCAGATAGCAGGAGGCTTGTTCAGCCCGCAACAAGTGGACCTTTTCAAAGATCTGGTCAACATGCTGATGCACCACGACAGGTCCTGGCCCTTTCAGTTTTTTCAATAGTCCAAAATATCTATCATAAATAACTGGATCTGGGTGGACTTTGTTTGCAGGTTCAAGGTGTTTGCAGACTACGAGGCGTACATGGAATGTCAGGAGAAAGTGAACGTACTCTACAAGGTCAGTGAATGTATCAACAGTCCTTTAATTCCAAGCCTTTGTCCAGAACATTTCTAGGCCACACAGCCCGTGTCTTAATTATGTACTAccacttagggcctgatctactaaaatgCAAGTAACAAGTGCCAAATAGCATGTGCAAACTGTAAAATGGTATGTTATTAGTGGGTGTCTTGCAGGAGATCTATTAAAACATTGTACAATTAAATGCAAAAGTAGTGCAGACCACCATATTTCAATGAGGATTTTTTTAAACCTAGCTGTCATCatagagacactcatttcccatCTAAATTCAAGTTGTCATGCTCTCCTACCTGTGCTGTTTTGCAGCGTTTTTGAACATGTAGCACACGTCTCGAAAGTGTGACGTGGAAATGCAATGCATTGTGGTTCTTGCTTGTGTCGGAATAGCTTTTTTAAATGGCTGAATGCAGGACTCAGTCCTAAAGTTGTGTTCTTTTAACAAGTTCATGGTGCAAACATGCAACATAATTAACTGCCACAATGGTTGTCATGATCTTTTCATGAAAAAATAATTTGGGatttgacaagcggtagaaaatgaatggatggatggattgtctcATTTCCAGCGTAGAAGCAAAGCCAAGGAAGTCCGGTCAGTGAGATAATTAAGCGACAATAATTAGCCTGGATAGTAGCTGTGAGATGATCAAACATCACTTTTAAcgtcatcacctggtacatgttggtgtgtttaTAGCATTTTCACACTGGTAGGTTTGATTCAAAGCCGGTTTTATTCTGTTGCGCATGTAGCTTTTAGTAGGCTGTTAGCAATAGCTGCTAAACTATCTGCCGGTTAAGAAAAACTTACAGTATTTaggtgaaaaaagcaataccctTATTATATACAGAGTACTGGTATTTTTCGGTACCAGTTCCTAATTGGATCAGTCCAGAAAGACCGTTACAATTCTGGACTAATGACTAATCCAGCTGACCGTCATCATTTTGACACGCTGTCATATTCGGTTCAAGTGCCGCTACTACGCTGGTAGTtgataatcagcttggaataatcgcaaataaggaagcaacaccacgccaaagtttgtaacacaacattTCTTCCGAGTCCCCAAAGTCACACAAGCGAATAATAAAAATGTCAGTTTGAAGCGAACACCATTTAACATATGACTGCAGCTACGGCGCTTCATCAGCCCGACTGGCCTCCATCCAgaaatccacaggccaatattaatccagtcaaaaaacatttgaaataatcCCTGGGTTTTTTATTTCTATAATACACACACGACACAGACACAAATATGTCAACACTGGCCtacggtccgtcactcaaataggtTTGTATGCAATACAAACACGAATAACAATTCCTATTGTTAAaaaatgcacacccacctaacatgttaattgattgtattgatttatattaaatatttattatgAGATCATGTTAAAGGTCTATGAATACACATGAATACTAAACATTGTTATTCAATTCAAACAACTGTATTAGTCCCTCAAGAAGCAATTTGGAGCAGCAGGTTGTCCTACACATGGCCTACAATAAATAGTCAATAACTACATAAACAGTACAACAATACAACCCTCTGAAGAATTTAAAAGTTTAAGAGTCTGAGTGCAGAGGAGACGAATAATTTGGAAAAGCGATTTGTTTTACACCTAGAAAGGGCATAACATCGCCCTGAAGGCAACAGACAATTCACCTGCAAGGACATTGCTCAGGGAGGCTAAAATGCTCTTTGCTTTTCAGAGGATTTGCTGGTTGCAGAAGAAGTTTAAGTCTCTTAGTTTTACTCCGGTAATTTTAGAGCAAGACTTAACAATACTAGTCAGGCTGTTTCAGTCTTTAACTGAAAGACGGTGAAACCAACAAATGAAAGAAAAACacacatccatttcctaccgcttgtcccatttgaggtcgcggggggtcctggagcctatctcagctgcattcggacggaaggcggagtacaccctggacaagtcgccacctcatcacagggccaacacagatagacagacaacattcacactcacaagacTCTCAAATGCTTGATAGAAACAACCGAGTATAGCAGGCCTGATATTATTATTCATGTCTTTATTACTATTACggtattttaaatgttattatagggacaagcggtagaatatggatggatgtatatagtgagTGTAATTAATAGAAACACAGTGATagatctgtgtggtctttacatAACTGCATTGCACCTTGTACGGTTAACTTGTTTAAGACCTAAAAAGCAGGTGTttataaaagacttccctgctgtgagaagCGATATCATGATGTTGCCGGTCGGTGCACAACCTCATATGTTCACATCTTTATTTGCACAAATTACCTGTATGGTAATTAATATACATACCTAAACCCTTGTCATAGATCAATAACTGAGAAGACTTTAAATATTTCCCAAACTAATGCAAAGTGTATTTCAGACttgaaatatatttagtttgacataaAGTACTGTTGACTTACATCTCTTTCTGATGCAAAATCCCAAGGTTTTGCATATACCCAAAGAGCCTTTACCGACTTGGCATTCCGAAATGTTTCACCTGTGTAAAAACTCTGTTGACGATCGACATACGGGACAAATTCGGCAACTTGCTCAAATGTGGCAAGCTTTTGGAACAGGGTGCAGTTTGTTTCACTACGATCCATTTTAACCCAATTAATTGCTCTCTTACAATACCGCTGTTAgagtacagccatgtaaacaaaaactttgtcCAGCAACAATGGCTAGCCAGTCCCCACAATGCTATATCCTATAATCTGTACCACCCTTTCTGCAATACAGAATCCCAGTCTAGACAACCAAACCTATTTTTAGCATGCTGAAGATGCACTCTAAGAGACTGCACGACAACACCAGCAGTAACTGCGATAGCGCACTGGAatgaaaatgcatgttgcaataAGTTGTTCTTTTTCCTACACAGGCGTTATAGCCAACATATGAAAAAGGAACACCTTTATTAAAAACAAAGAAACACCAGCAGACATTGTTTTTGTGTCTCCAAATCAGTCCTTAATTTATCAGTTTAAAAATGGAATTTCTGGACAGACTATTTGCCAGAAATATGTCGATCGTCAACATGAGCACGGAAGAGTCTCTCATATTGTATCGCCTTCTTCTGAATGCAGCAAGGCCGTTTGTGTGTAACCGTGCTagttaattaagttaaagtaccaatgattgtcacacacagacttggtgtggtgagattacgctccgcatttgacccatcaccctcaccccctgggaggtgaggggagcagtgagcagcagcggtggtcgcgcccaaaaataatattttgcacgCATATTCAAAACGCGCTAAATATAGGCACAAAACAGCGGCTGCTAAACGGTTTcaatcttgataaatcacactgcgagtgctaaatgattatatttgtgtCTCCTCTTCCTACTATTGTGGGCGTTCAGATGATCATGAATACAGAGAAAGCTAGATGGATTTCGTTCTTTATTTCACTCATTCATTAG encodes:
- the LOC133605933 gene encoding glycogen phosphorylase, muscle form: MSKPLTDQEKKKQISVRGLAGVENVAELKVNFNRHLHFTLVKDRNVATKRDYYFALANTVRDHLVGRWIRTQQHYYETDPKRVYYLSLEFYMGRTLQNTMVNLALENACDEATYQLGLDMEELQDIEEDAGLGNGGLGRLAACFLDSMASLGLAAYGYGIRYEFGIFNQKIVDGRQVEEADDWLRYGNPWEKARPEYMRPVHFYGRVEHTAEGIKWVDTQVVLALPYDTPVPGYRNNIVNTMRLWSAKAPCDFNLQDFNVGGYIQAVLDRNLAENISRVLYPNDNFFEGKELRLKQEYFVVAATLQDIIRRFKASKFGSTEFVRMDLSALPKKVAIQLNDTHPALAIPELMRILVDVEKLAWEKAWDIVVRTCAYTNHTVLPEALERWPVDLFHNLLPRHLEIIYEINRRHLERITKLYPDDADRVRRMSLIEEGDVKKINMAHLCIVGSHAVNGVARIHSEIIKSTVFKDFYDMDPHKFQNKTNGITPRRWLLMCNPGLADIIAERIGEDYIRDLDQLKGLLDFVDDDAFIRDVAKVKQENKIKFAAHLEEHYRVKINASSMFDVQVKRIHEYKRQLLNCLHIITLYNRIRKEPNKPWTPRTVMIGGKAAPGYHIAKLIIKLITSIGDVVNNDPVVGDRLKVIFLENYRVTLAEKVIPAADLSEQISTAGTEASGTGNMKFMLNGALTIGTMDGANVEMAEEAGEENFFIFGMRVDDVEALEKKGYDALAYYNRIPELKQAMSQIAGGLFSPQQVDLFKDLVNMLMHHDRFKVFADYEAYMECQEKVNVLYKNPKEWTKMVIRNIAASGKFSSDRTISQYAREIWNIEPSLEKLGAPDDPR